The genomic region TCTCCAAATGCGAACTCATCAATCAATTTCATACCCAGGTCGGTACTGTTTTCGATTAAACTAGTCCTCCTTCTTGTTATATTTCATAGCTATAACTATAAACAGTTAATGCATCCTCATGCAGTCTTGATCTTATACTGCTTACACGTTTAccttgaattggaaattgcGCTAGTCATTTCCAGCACCCCGGCTCGAGTCCTACTTGGGTTCGAGCTCGAGCCACCGTTCAATGAGCCTTACCTTGCGACCTCATTGCAAGACTTTTGGGGCCACAGGTGGAATCTCATGGTCACGAACATCCTACGTCCAACAGTATACTACCCAATACGAGAACTCTCTATGCGTTTAATCGGGCCGGTGTGGGCCCCATTGCCAGCTGTCATCGGGACATTTGCTGTCTCTGGAATAGTACATGAGATAATTTACTATTATCTCACACGTGTAAATCCTACCTGGGAGGTTACGTGGTTTTTCATCCTACATGGCGCTTGCGTGGCAATGGAAATGGCAGTGAAGAAGAAGGTGAAGGGCAGATGGAGGTTGCATCCGGCGGTATCAGGGCTGCTGACAATTGTTTTTGTAGTTGTTACAGGGCTGTGGTTATTTTTTCCTCAAATAATAAGAAATGGAGTGGACGAGAGAGTAATCAGAGAATACTCAATTTGCATAGATTTTCTGAAGCACAAATTAAGTGCTCTTTGTTTCTTCTGTATAGAATAGGAGTCCTCTCTCATGGCtgtttttgtttatatattctaatcttgcatttgcatttgcattttccaggtctttttaatttattgatgcTAAAATTCATTGCAGGTAATCTGTCTGCATACACTATAGAGTACAATCTGTTTGATTTCTTTGTCTacattttcaatttatccTCACTGCAATTAGAAATTATGAATTCCAAAAGGGTATATAAGTATAACTACGCCTACTTTAGCttaagattaaagaaaaaaaaaattagattcgccgttgccggggatcGAACCCGGGTCACCCGCGTGACAGGCGGGAATACTCACCACTATACTACAACGACATTGACGGTTGAGATTCAATTTCCAGTTTGCTTGTCGAAATCAAAAtgcatatataatttaaatattcaaggTCAGattaaagaacaagaaaaatggAGAGTGAAATGAGGAAGTTAGTCAAGGGAAACCTCTCCATCTTTGCCTCTCTTTTATACTGCTATTTGATATCATCCAAGTTCCCAAAAGGCAAATTCAGGCTTGTTTCTCTTCTCCCAGTCATCACCTTTTTCACTCAATTCCCTTTCATCTTCTCTTATCTTTTCCCAAGAGCCATCACttctttattcatttcttGGTTAGCCAATTTCAAGCTTGTTCTTTTTGCCTTTGATCAACCTCCACTTTCATCTTCTGATTATAACTCCTTACTGCACTTCATTTCCGTTGTTATTCTTCCCatcaaaatcaacaaaattaaaaactacCCCTCCCCTCAAAAACCCAAACCTCTACATCTAATTTTTCCTGCTAAAGTTTTGATTTTTACCATTTTAGTTACTGCTCATGATCACAGCAAAGATCATCTCCATCAGATTTTGCTTCTTTTACTGTACTGTGTTATGGTGTATTTACTTGTAGACATAGTTTTTGGTGTTTGTAATGCCTTGGTCTATGCCATTCTACGCATGGAGCTAGAATCACCGTCGGATGATCCTTACTTCTCAACCTCGTTGCAAGATTTCTGGGGTAGAAGATGGAACCTCATGGTAACAAATTTACTGCGTTACACTGTACACAAACCCGTGAAGTCACGTTCCGAAAAAGGATTAGGCGAGTGG from Ricinus communis isolate WT05 ecotype wild-type chromosome 9, ASM1957865v1, whole genome shotgun sequence harbors:
- the LOC8277587 gene encoding probable long-chain-alcohol O-fatty-acyltransferase 5 — translated: MEAEAKSLVKLWILATTSLCYCYYIPSKIPKGLLRLLSLLPVFYLFIVLPFDFTSIHLRGLAAFFLTWLASFKLLLFSLDQGLLSPLPQKVTHFISLACLPIKIKQNDSVVSVRVSQLSDNSDHTKDPQNPSPNANSSINFIPSTPARVLLGFELEPPFNEPYLATSLQDFWGHRWNLMVTNILRPTVYYPIRELSMRLIGPVWAPLPAVIGTFAVSGIVHEIIYYYLTRVNPTWEVTWFFILHGACVAMEMAVKKKVKGRWRLHPAVSGLLTIVFVVVTGLWLFFPQIIRNGVDERVIREYSICIDFLKHKLSALCFFCIE
- the LOC107262046 gene encoding probable long-chain-alcohol O-fatty-acyltransferase 5 — translated: MESEMRKLVKGNLSIFASLLYCYLISSKFPKGKFRLVSLLPVITFFTQFPFIFSYLFPRAITSLFISWLANFKLVLFAFDQPPLSSSDYNSLLHFISVVILPIKINKIKNYPSPQKPKPLHLIFPAKVLIFTILVTAHDHSKDHLHQILLLLLYCVMVYLLVDIVFGVCNALVYAILRMELESPSDDPYFSTSLQDFWGRRWNLMVTNLLRYTVHKPVKSRSEKGLGEWAPLPAILATFSVSGLMHELLFYHITRANPTWEVTCFFVLNGLCLVVEMVVKRRLSRRGWQLHWMLSGPLTVGFVVVTAMWLFFPPLIRTGAIDGAIGECKMMFNYLKWMTKL